In Cryptomeria japonica chromosome 5, Sugi_1.0, whole genome shotgun sequence, the genomic window CAGGGTGCATTGCAGAttgcttcattaattcaaagagTTTGAGAGCGTCCTGGGAaaacccattttgtgcatatcctgcaatcataacattccatgagatcacatttttttgagtcattttgtcaaacagttcacgagCCTTCTGTATACTCCCACATTTTGCGTACATATCTACCAGGGCacttacaactacaacatctgacataaATCCGCACTCGATAATGCCTTGATGGATGTCGatgccctgttccaaagctccccttttggcacaggctgggaggatAATGGCAAAGGTTGAAGAATTTGGCTTTAAACCTACCAGTCGAATTTGTTTAAATGTCTCCAAGGCTTTTTCAACAAGTCCATCTCGTGCATATCCCGCAaccatggcattccatgagatgacatctggTCGAGGCATTTCTTTGAAAAACCTCAAAGCCAGGTCAACATCACCATTTTGTACacatcctgcaatcatagcattccacgAGACCACATTTTTTTCTGGCATTTCATCGAAAAGTCTTAAAGCCTTATCAAGTACACCGTTTTGAGCATACCCTGCAATCATAGAATTCCAtgagatcacactcctctgaggcattttatcaaacagttcGCGGGCCTTGTGTACGCTTCCACATTTTGCGTACATGTCTATCAGTGTATTCACAATTACGACATCAGACAAAAATCCCCTTTCCACTATACCTTGATGGgaatccataccctgttccaaagcccTTAATTTAGCGCAGGCTTGGAATATGCTGGAAAAGGTAAACTGATCGGGCTGCAAACCTGTTTGTTGCATTTGGTGAAACAGAGCCAGTGCCTGGCGAGGATGACCGCGTCTTCGGTAAGCTGCAATCATGGTATTCCATGAGGAGACGTCT contains:
- the LOC131051711 gene encoding pentatricopeptide repeat-containing protein At5g59600, which translates into the protein MYVKCGNCVDARKVFDEMTERDVSSWNTMIAAYRRRGHPRQALALFHQMQQTGLQPDQFTFSSIFQACAKLRALEQGMDSHQGIVERGFLSDVVIVNTLIDMYAKCGSVHKARELFDKMPQRSVISWNSMIAGYAQNGVLDKALRLFDEMPEKNVVSWNAMIAGCVQNGDVDLALRFFKEMPRPDVISWNAMVAGYARDGLVEKALETFKQIRLVGLKPNSSTFAIILPACAKRGALEQGIDIHQGIIECGFMSDVVVVSALVDMYAKCGSIQKARELHAGLVDQGCKYFNDMTATYCITPMIDHYVCLVDLLGRAGYLEEGLNIIIKMPIKPMVVVWICLLGACRSHKSVELGVFAANLLFELDPINAATYVPLSNIYAELGRVKIKVGALMEILETENVDPYLPILQLVERGRATDRVLDLNIPVQDEAMGWTTSFLPAFDAPVIQTQEDAAMDE